The Streptomyces sp. NBC_01255 genome window below encodes:
- a CDS encoding aromatic ring-hydroxylating dioxygenase subunit alpha, which translates to MTLSSTATADRIYATGLRNQWHPVVPSRFVAPGAMRKVTALGEQWLLFRRSDGTLSMLADRCPHRGAPLSLGRHLGDRVACWYHGVEVGTDGTVTSVPGLPGCNLEGKKLVTSLPVREVGGAVLAWFGDEEHPEPAELTLPDPLTDPAVDAFLCYAEWEVPWRYAVENLLDPMHGAFLHHESHTMFAGDTTAKFRIRETDRGYFFEKTDQRGVNFDWVELCRTGVDWVDLSIPYPPSAGPGGPFGIVGMVCPVDEQRSGVFFWRYRRVEDWQRASWRFLYKTLIEERHWEVLEQDRVMLEAMPADADQRENLYQHDLGVVRLRRLYRAEAEAQSSAGA; encoded by the coding sequence ATGACGCTGTCGTCCACCGCCACCGCGGACCGCATCTACGCCACCGGTCTGCGCAACCAGTGGCATCCCGTCGTCCCCTCGCGCTTCGTCGCCCCCGGCGCGATGCGCAAGGTGACCGCACTCGGCGAGCAGTGGCTGCTGTTCCGCCGCTCCGACGGAACGCTCTCCATGCTCGCCGACCGCTGCCCGCACCGCGGAGCCCCCCTGTCGCTCGGCAGGCACCTCGGCGACCGAGTGGCCTGCTGGTACCACGGCGTCGAGGTCGGCACCGACGGCACGGTGACCTCGGTGCCCGGACTGCCCGGCTGCAACCTGGAGGGCAAGAAGCTGGTCACCTCGCTGCCCGTGCGCGAGGTCGGCGGTGCGGTCCTCGCCTGGTTCGGCGACGAGGAGCACCCGGAGCCGGCCGAGCTGACGCTCCCCGATCCGCTGACGGACCCCGCGGTGGACGCGTTCCTCTGCTACGCCGAGTGGGAGGTGCCCTGGCGGTACGCGGTGGAGAACCTCCTCGACCCCATGCACGGCGCCTTCCTCCACCACGAGTCGCACACCATGTTCGCCGGCGACACGACCGCCAAGTTCCGCATCCGGGAGACCGACCGCGGCTACTTCTTCGAGAAGACCGACCAGCGGGGCGTCAACTTCGACTGGGTCGAGCTGTGCCGTACGGGCGTCGACTGGGTCGACCTGTCCATCCCGTACCCGCCGTCGGCCGGTCCGGGCGGACCGTTCGGCATCGTGGGCATGGTCTGCCCCGTCGACGAGCAGCGCTCCGGCGTCTTCTTCTGGCGCTACCGCCGCGTCGAGGACTGGCAGCGCGCGTCCTGGCGCTTCCTGTACAAGACGCTGATCGAGGAGCGGCACTGGGAGGTTCTGGAGCAGGACCGCGTGATGTTGGAGGCCATGCCCGCCGACGCCGACCAGCGGGAGAACCTCTACCAGCACGACCTCGGCGTGGTCCGGCTGCGCCGGCTCTACCGGGCGGAGGCCGAGGCGCAGTCCTCTGCCGGGGCTTGA
- a CDS encoding recombinase-like helix-turn-helix domain-containing protein, which produces MTDTWPYLDVHQSRTHEPTPYEYRLAATLEQVFAQEGHELADVVRGLNARAVHTADGTPWTEESFRAEMNRLGD; this is translated from the coding sequence GTGACCGACACCTGGCCGTACCTGGACGTCCATCAGTCCCGTACGCACGAGCCCACGCCCTACGAGTACAGGCTCGCCGCCACCCTCGAACAGGTCTTCGCACAGGAGGGCCACGAGCTGGCCGACGTGGTGCGCGGGCTCAACGCCCGCGCGGTGCACACCGCGGACGGCACGCCGTGGACCGAGGAGTCCTTCCGCGCCGAGATGAACCGACTGGGAGACTGA
- a CDS encoding PDR/VanB family oxidoreductase — MSENPLHLIVHRMTWEAEGVLSVALTHPDGKPLPAWTPGAHIDVHVGGRIRQYSLCGDPHDQSTYRIGVLNEPSSRGGSRFVHTELRPGQSVTVSEPRNHFALEDAGSYVFVAGGIGITPLLAMAREAARRGAEWRMVYGGRSRDSMGFTAELALLEGDVMLVPQDELGHIDLDAVLARLPDGALVYSCGPEPLLAAVEERCPEGRLRLERFAAPAVERDGADEEFEVECRTSGLTLRVGADTSILDAAESAGLSVNSSCRDGICGSCETRVLDGTPDHRDFLLSEAEQSAGATMMICVSRCASGRLVLDL, encoded by the coding sequence ATGAGCGAGAACCCCCTGCACCTGATCGTCCACCGCATGACATGGGAGGCCGAGGGCGTACTGTCCGTCGCGCTGACCCACCCCGACGGCAAACCCCTGCCCGCCTGGACACCCGGCGCCCACATCGACGTGCACGTCGGCGGCCGGATCCGCCAGTACAGCCTGTGCGGCGACCCGCACGACCAGAGCACGTACCGGATCGGCGTCCTCAACGAACCCTCCTCGCGCGGCGGTTCACGATTCGTGCACACCGAACTCCGCCCCGGCCAGTCCGTCACGGTCTCCGAACCGCGCAACCACTTCGCCCTGGAGGACGCCGGCTCGTACGTCTTCGTCGCCGGCGGCATCGGGATCACCCCCCTCCTCGCGATGGCCCGTGAGGCCGCCCGCCGGGGCGCCGAATGGCGCATGGTCTACGGCGGGAGGAGCCGGGACTCGATGGGCTTCACCGCCGAACTCGCCCTGCTCGAAGGCGATGTGATGCTCGTCCCGCAGGACGAGCTGGGCCACATCGACCTGGACGCGGTGCTCGCGCGGCTGCCCGACGGCGCGCTCGTCTACTCGTGCGGACCCGAACCCCTCCTCGCGGCCGTGGAGGAACGCTGCCCGGAAGGCCGCCTGCGCCTGGAACGGTTCGCCGCCCCCGCCGTGGAACGCGACGGAGCCGACGAGGAGTTCGAGGTCGAGTGCCGCACCTCGGGCCTGACGCTCCGGGTCGGCGCCGACACGTCGATCCTCGACGCCGCGGAGAGCGCCGGGCTGAGCGTCAACAGCTCCTGCCGCGACGGCATCTGCGGGTCCTGCGAGACCAGGGTGCTCGACGGCACGCCCGACCACCGCGACTTCCTGCTCAGCGAGGCGGAGCAGTCCGCCGGCGCCACCATGATGATCTGCGTCTCGCGGTGCGCCTCCGGCCGGCTCGTCCTCGATCTGTGA
- a CDS encoding thiamine pyrophosphate-binding protein, with protein sequence MRYDNGGDLLVAILRELGIDTVFGIVSVHNLPLVEAVDRDLRFVPVRHEASAVNAADAYGRARGSIGCALTSTGTGAGNAAGSLIESLSAGSSVLHVTGQVESEFLGSGRGFIHETKDQLGMLTAVSAHAATVTDTEGAGRILREAARASLGGPAGPGGPVSVEWPIDLQYAPQTDGPAVPVFPAVPAPTDGELAAAGELLASARRPLVWAGGGATGARPELARLLEATGAGLLTSNSGRGTVPEDHEQVIGNFATTPAARALLADADVLLTIGTHFRSNETADYTLDLPAAHIQIDVDAAALGRVYPVAHPLHGDAAPTLAALTGHATPAEDGWSERVRAVRSEVRAHLHDAIGPQAAICDAIRAALPREAVVARDVTIPSSSWGNRLLEMYDPRDNVFPRGGGIGQGLGMGIGAALARPDAPTVVLAGDGGLAVHLGELLTLAQERPRLTLIVFNDGGYGVLRNMQDRHSERRSGVDLVTPDFELLARACGLPYLRIAAEEHAAPVIGEAVASDGPTLVEVDLAALGPMKNPFTPPVRIPGR encoded by the coding sequence ATGCGTTACGACAACGGAGGCGATCTCCTCGTCGCCATCCTGCGTGAACTGGGCATCGACACCGTCTTCGGCATCGTCAGCGTGCACAACCTGCCGCTCGTCGAGGCCGTCGACCGCGACCTGCGCTTCGTTCCCGTGCGCCACGAGGCGTCCGCCGTGAACGCCGCCGACGCCTACGGACGCGCCCGCGGCTCCATCGGCTGCGCCCTGACCTCCACCGGAACCGGCGCGGGCAACGCCGCCGGATCGCTGATCGAGTCGCTGAGCGCCGGCAGCTCCGTGCTGCACGTCACCGGTCAGGTGGAGAGCGAATTCCTCGGCAGCGGACGGGGATTCATCCACGAGACCAAGGACCAGCTCGGCATGCTCACCGCCGTGTCGGCCCACGCGGCGACCGTGACGGACACCGAAGGGGCGGGCCGCATCCTGCGCGAGGCGGCGCGGGCGTCGCTCGGCGGGCCGGCCGGACCCGGCGGACCGGTGAGCGTGGAGTGGCCGATCGACCTTCAGTACGCGCCCCAGACCGACGGTCCCGCCGTACCCGTCTTCCCCGCCGTGCCGGCCCCCACGGACGGTGAACTGGCCGCCGCAGGGGAGCTGTTGGCCTCCGCCCGCCGCCCGCTCGTCTGGGCCGGCGGCGGCGCGACCGGGGCCCGCCCCGAACTCGCCCGCCTCCTGGAGGCGACCGGAGCGGGACTGCTCACCTCCAACTCCGGGCGCGGCACTGTGCCCGAGGACCACGAACAGGTCATCGGCAACTTCGCCACCACCCCCGCCGCGCGGGCCCTGCTCGCCGACGCGGACGTGCTGCTCACCATCGGCACCCACTTCCGGTCCAACGAGACCGCCGACTACACGCTGGACCTGCCCGCGGCGCACATACAGATCGACGTCGACGCGGCGGCGCTCGGCCGGGTCTACCCGGTCGCGCACCCCCTGCACGGCGATGCCGCGCCCACCCTGGCGGCCCTGACCGGGCACGCCACGCCCGCCGAGGACGGCTGGAGCGAACGCGTCCGCGCCGTGCGCTCCGAGGTGCGCGCCCATCTCCACGACGCCATCGGCCCGCAGGCCGCGATCTGCGACGCGATCCGCGCCGCGCTGCCGCGCGAGGCCGTCGTCGCCCGTGACGTGACCATCCCCTCCAGCAGCTGGGGCAATCGCCTCCTGGAGATGTACGACCCACGGGACAACGTCTTCCCCCGGGGCGGCGGCATCGGTCAGGGCCTCGGCATGGGGATCGGCGCGGCACTCGCCCGGCCCGACGCACCCACCGTCGTCCTCGCCGGCGACGGCGGACTCGCGGTGCACCTGGGCGAACTGCTCACCCTGGCCCAGGAGCGCCCACGGCTCACCCTGATCGTCTTCAACGACGGCGGATACGGCGTGCTGCGCAACATGCAGGACCGCCACAGCGAGCGCCGCTCCGGCGTCGACCTGGTCACTCCCGACTTCGAACTCCTCGCCCGTGCCTGCGGTCTGCCGTACCTGCGGATCGCCGCCGAGGAGCACGCGGCACCGGTCATCGGCGAGGCGGTCGCCTCGGACGGGCCGACGCTCGTCGAGGTCGACCTCGCGGCCCTGGGCCCGATGAAGAACCCGTTCACCCCACCCGTGAGGATCCCCGGCCGGTAA
- a CDS encoding SDR family oxidoreductase, which translates to MDLGLADRTIVVTGGSSGVGLATVRALLDEGARVATCGRDADRLATAAARLGAGRDRLLTGVCDVRDADAVDRFVRGAADTLGGVDGLVNNAGQSRMKGLDDSTAEDWRDELELKFAGVLNPLRAARPFLARSGAASVVNINAVLAKQPEPRLITTSAARAGILNLSKSLSAELAGDGIRVNSVCLGLIDTGQWTRRHAAATTGTSYEDWQAELAADRGIALGRLGRAEEVAYAVVTLLSPRASYITGTSIDVCGGVGRSIL; encoded by the coding sequence ATGGATCTGGGTCTCGCCGACCGCACGATCGTGGTCACCGGCGGCAGCTCGGGTGTCGGCCTGGCCACGGTCCGCGCCCTGCTCGACGAAGGAGCCCGTGTCGCCACCTGTGGCCGTGACGCCGACCGTCTCGCCACGGCGGCCGCCCGGCTCGGCGCCGGTCGCGACCGCCTGCTCACCGGCGTCTGCGACGTCCGGGACGCCGACGCCGTGGACCGCTTCGTACGCGGCGCCGCCGACACGCTCGGCGGCGTCGACGGGCTCGTCAACAACGCCGGGCAGTCCCGCATGAAGGGGCTCGACGACTCGACGGCCGAGGACTGGCGCGACGAACTGGAGCTCAAGTTCGCCGGGGTGCTGAACCCCCTGCGCGCCGCGCGCCCGTTCCTCGCCCGCTCCGGAGCGGCGAGCGTCGTCAACATCAACGCGGTCCTCGCCAAGCAGCCCGAACCCCGCCTGATCACCACCAGCGCCGCCCGCGCCGGCATCCTCAACCTCTCCAAGTCCCTGTCGGCCGAACTCGCCGGCGACGGCATCCGGGTCAACTCCGTGTGCCTGGGTCTCATCGACACCGGCCAGTGGACCCGCCGCCACGCCGCGGCCACCACCGGCACGAGCTACGAGGACTGGCAGGCGGAGCTGGCCGCCGACCGGGGCATCGCCCTCGGCCGCCTCGGCCGGGCCGAGGAGGTCGCGTACGCGGTCGTCACCCTGCTCTCGCCCCGCGCCTCCTACATCACCGGCACCAGCATCGACGTGTGCGGCGGCGTCGGCCGCTCCATCCTCTGA
- a CDS encoding SDR family oxidoreductase, giving the protein MTDPRAVVVTGAGRGLGLAMARRVGEDGFRVVVAELERERGERAAAELREEGIDARFVRCDVADPDSVAALAAAVREIGPLYGLVNNAALANGVGGKEFQDIDIEVWDRLMTVNARGPWLVAKALYPLLAAPGRIVNIASDAALYGSPRLAHYIASKGAVIALTRAMARELGDKGITVNAIAPGLTEGEATETVPAERHDLYAANRAVSRPQQPEDLIGIVSFLLGEESRYLTGQVIAVNGGFTMN; this is encoded by the coding sequence GTGACTGACCCGCGGGCCGTCGTCGTCACCGGGGCGGGCCGTGGCCTGGGACTGGCCATGGCCCGCCGGGTCGGCGAGGACGGCTTCCGGGTCGTCGTCGCCGAACTGGAGCGGGAGCGGGGCGAGCGCGCGGCCGCGGAGCTGCGCGAGGAGGGCATCGACGCCCGCTTCGTACGCTGCGACGTCGCCGACCCGGACTCGGTGGCCGCGCTGGCGGCCGCCGTGCGGGAGATCGGCCCGCTGTACGGCCTGGTCAACAACGCGGCGCTCGCCAACGGCGTGGGCGGCAAGGAGTTCCAGGACATCGACATCGAGGTGTGGGACCGGCTGATGACGGTCAACGCCCGCGGCCCCTGGCTGGTGGCGAAGGCCCTGTACCCGCTCCTCGCGGCACCGGGCCGGATCGTGAACATCGCCTCGGACGCCGCGCTCTACGGCTCCCCACGTCTCGCCCACTACATCGCCTCCAAGGGAGCGGTCATCGCCCTCACCCGGGCCATGGCGCGCGAACTCGGCGACAAGGGGATCACCGTCAACGCGATCGCCCCCGGACTCACCGAGGGCGAGGCGACCGAGACCGTGCCCGCCGAGCGGCACGACCTCTACGCCGCGAACCGGGCCGTCTCCCGGCCGCAGCAGCCCGAGGACCTCATCGGGATCGTCTCCTTCCTGCTCGGCGAGGAGTCCCGCTATCTGACCGGACAGGTGATCGCCGTCAACGGCGGATTCACCATGAACTGA
- a CDS encoding cupin domain-containing protein, producing MPLTTTAYENGGDLAAYTDSLIATKGSRVADFGTLSFQEKAGPQYRRGQIRYVGSGATGNHESDSRIIPSGGFTFSNMLLPPGAEGPAHTHHDVEEAFFVLEGEVKVGIHRGPDEAEYRTLGYRDMIVVPAGVTRSLKNEGDTDALFCVVIGTQKPQVPTYPEYSPMHGVTRD from the coding sequence ATGCCGCTGACCACCACCGCGTACGAGAACGGCGGCGACCTCGCCGCGTACACCGACTCGCTCATCGCCACCAAGGGCTCCCGGGTGGCGGACTTCGGCACCCTCTCCTTCCAGGAGAAGGCCGGCCCGCAGTACCGCCGCGGCCAGATCCGCTACGTCGGTTCGGGCGCCACCGGCAACCACGAGAGCGACAGCCGGATCATCCCCTCCGGCGGCTTCACCTTCTCCAACATGCTGCTCCCGCCCGGCGCCGAGGGCCCGGCCCACACCCACCACGACGTCGAGGAGGCCTTCTTCGTCCTGGAGGGCGAGGTCAAGGTCGGGATCCACCGCGGCCCGGACGAGGCCGAGTACCGCACCCTCGGCTACCGCGACATGATCGTCGTCCCGGCCGGCGTGACGCGCTCCCTGAAGAACGAGGGCGACACCGACGCCCTGTTCTGCGTCGTCATCGGCACGCAGAAGCCCCAGGTGCCGACCTACCCCGAGTACTCGCCGATGCACGGCGTCACCCGTGACTGA
- a CDS encoding alpha/beta fold hydrolase, translated as MSADVLAPASTEVHVEEAGDHGPLLLCLHGIGSSSAAFAPQLAELSSHARVVAWDAPGYAMSPDPEVALTLDDFADTAAGLIRERGGSAHVLGVSWGGVIALRLAARHPDLVASVIVADSSAGSGTDSAKAAGMRARATELAELGPRAFAEARGPRLVSPGAPDELVRRVVDTMAASVRLPGYAYAAESMASADLRAELPSVAAPSLVLCGDQDTVTGIETGQVLAGSLRKTAFVIVKDAGHLANQEQPGRFNAWVLSHLRITARIPEQELFPCR; from the coding sequence GTGAGCGCCGACGTCCTCGCCCCCGCCTCCACGGAGGTCCACGTCGAGGAAGCCGGCGACCACGGGCCCCTGCTCCTGTGCCTGCACGGCATCGGCTCGTCGTCGGCCGCCTTCGCCCCGCAGCTCGCTGAACTCTCCTCGCACGCACGGGTCGTCGCCTGGGACGCCCCCGGCTACGCCATGTCCCCCGACCCCGAAGTCGCCCTCACCCTCGACGACTTCGCGGACACGGCGGCCGGACTGATCCGGGAGCGCGGCGGGAGCGCCCATGTGCTCGGCGTCTCCTGGGGCGGTGTGATCGCCCTGCGGCTCGCCGCCCGCCACCCCGACCTGGTCGCCTCGGTCATCGTCGCCGACTCCAGCGCCGGCTCGGGTACGGACTCGGCGAAGGCGGCGGGCATGCGGGCCCGCGCCACCGAGCTGGCCGAGCTCGGTCCGCGGGCCTTCGCCGAGGCCCGGGGGCCACGCCTGGTGTCCCCCGGCGCCCCGGACGAACTGGTCCGGCGCGTCGTGGACACCATGGCGGCCTCGGTGCGGCTGCCGGGCTACGCGTACGCCGCCGAGTCCATGGCCTCGGCCGATCTCCGTGCCGAACTGCCCTCGGTCGCCGCGCCCTCGCTCGTCCTCTGCGGCGACCAGGACACGGTCACCGGAATCGAGACCGGTCAGGTCCTCGCCGGGTCCCTCCGCAAAACCGCCTTCGTGATCGTCAAGGACGCCGGTCACCTGGCCAACCAGGAGCAGCCCGGGCGCTTCAACGCCTGGGTCCTCTCCCACCTCCGCATCACCGCACGCATCCCCGAACAGGAGCTGTTCCCATGCCGCTGA
- a CDS encoding aspartate dehydrogenase domain-containing protein encodes MSTVRKVGIVGWGAIGRIVGTALAAGDVSGAELACVVDNRPLGEAAPAPQVPFEEALELCDLIVEAAGQGVVREWGERVLASGTDLLIASTGALTDDELAKRLLAAGPGRVYFTGGAVGGLDLLQAARSLGPLSEVRLTTTKLPSTLEQPWMDEELLARLRTATGPVEVMSGTAREVPVRFPKSTNVAASVALAVGDLDAVRVRVVADPAAHHTRHVVEAAGAHGTYRFEVAHLPDPGNPATSQVVPYAVLRSLAALAGRTGQIL; translated from the coding sequence ATGAGCACCGTACGCAAGGTCGGCATCGTCGGCTGGGGTGCGATCGGCCGGATCGTCGGCACCGCGCTCGCCGCGGGCGACGTGAGCGGCGCCGAGCTCGCGTGCGTCGTGGACAACCGTCCGCTCGGCGAGGCGGCCCCGGCCCCGCAGGTCCCCTTCGAAGAGGCCCTGGAGCTCTGCGACCTGATCGTGGAGGCGGCGGGCCAGGGAGTCGTACGGGAATGGGGCGAGCGGGTACTGGCCTCCGGCACCGACCTGCTGATCGCCTCCACCGGGGCGCTGACCGACGACGAGCTGGCGAAGCGACTGCTCGCGGCGGGCCCTGGCCGGGTGTACTTCACCGGCGGTGCCGTCGGCGGTCTCGACCTTCTTCAGGCGGCCCGCTCCCTGGGACCCCTGAGCGAGGTCCGGCTCACCACCACGAAGCTGCCGTCGACCCTCGAACAGCCGTGGATGGACGAGGAGTTGCTCGCCCGGCTGCGGACGGCGACCGGCCCGGTCGAGGTCATGAGCGGAACGGCCCGCGAGGTGCCGGTCAGATTCCCGAAGTCGACGAACGTGGCCGCCTCGGTCGCGCTGGCCGTCGGCGACCTGGACGCTGTGCGGGTCCGGGTCGTCGCCGATCCCGCGGCACACCACACCCGCCACGTCGTCGAGGCGGCCGGCGCGCACGGGACGTACCGCTTCGAGGTCGCTCACCTGCCGGACCCGGGCAACCCGGCAACCAGCCAGGTGGTGCCGTACGCCGTACTGCGCAGCCTCGCCGCGCTCGCCGGGCGGACGGGACAGATCCTGTGA
- a CDS encoding VOC family protein, which produces MHPTPPGPIARLRSLRSVELYTPAFTEAAGFYEDVWGLETVESDTGTRWLRGTSDEHHVLQLTERERVGLGRISFAVGSPAEVDEAARRLEARSLVPVFGPGPLDQAGGGYGLRFTDPEGRLVEISAHVEAVVPRGRDGAVPVGVTHTVLNTVDIDAAVAFYREVLGLRVSDWSEHQMAFLRCNADHHCIAFNQAEWTSLNHVAYEMSSVDHFMRGLGRLRHHGITPQWGPGRHGPGNNTFSYFTDPSGLVCEYTSEVAQIVEDAWIARVWRRVPDLSDLWGTAGPPSKEIRCHMAGAPDPGPLAPVDAQEVTV; this is translated from the coding sequence ATGCACCCCACACCGCCAGGTCCGATCGCCCGGCTCCGCTCGCTTCGCTCCGTCGAGCTGTACACCCCCGCCTTCACCGAGGCCGCCGGCTTCTACGAGGACGTCTGGGGCCTCGAAACCGTGGAGTCCGACACGGGGACGCGCTGGCTGCGCGGTACGAGCGACGAACACCACGTCCTCCAGCTGACCGAGCGCGAGCGCGTCGGCCTCGGCCGGATCTCCTTCGCCGTCGGATCCCCGGCCGAGGTGGACGAGGCGGCCCGGCGCCTGGAGGCGCGCTCCCTCGTCCCCGTCTTCGGCCCCGGGCCGCTGGACCAGGCGGGCGGCGGATACGGGCTGCGGTTCACCGACCCCGAAGGGCGCCTCGTCGAGATCAGCGCCCACGTCGAGGCGGTCGTCCCGCGCGGACGGGACGGCGCCGTGCCGGTCGGGGTCACCCACACCGTGCTCAACACCGTCGACATCGACGCCGCCGTCGCCTTCTACCGCGAGGTGCTCGGCCTGCGCGTCTCCGACTGGTCCGAGCACCAGATGGCGTTCCTGCGCTGCAACGCCGACCACCACTGCATCGCCTTCAACCAGGCCGAGTGGACCTCGCTCAACCACGTGGCGTACGAGATGAGCTCGGTCGACCACTTCATGCGCGGCCTCGGCCGGCTCCGCCACCACGGCATCACCCCCCAGTGGGGACCCGGCCGCCACGGTCCCGGGAACAACACCTTCTCCTACTTCACCGACCCCTCCGGACTGGTCTGCGAGTACACCTCCGAGGTCGCCCAGATCGTCGAGGACGCGTGGATCGCCCGCGTCTGGCGACGGGTGCCGGACCTGTCCGACCTGTGGGGGACGGCGGGTCCGCCGTCGAAGGAGATCCGCTGCCACATGGCGGGCGCGCCGGACCCCGGCCCGCTCGCCCCCGTCGACGCCCAGGAGGTCACCGTATGA